From Streptomyces sp. TLI_105, the proteins below share one genomic window:
- the pafA gene encoding Pup--protein ligase: MDRRIFGLENEYGVTCTFRGQRRLSPDEVARYLFRRVVSWGRSSNVFLRNGARLYLDVGSHPEYATPECDNVTELVTHDKAGERILEGLLVDAERRLHEEGIAGDVYLFKNNTDSAGNSYGCHENYLVARHGEFSRLADILIPFLVTRQLICGAGKVLQTPRGAVYCVSQRAEHIWEGVSSATTRSRPIINTRDEPHADAERYRRLHVIVGDSNMSETTMLLKVGATDLVLRMIEAGTVMRDLTLENPIRAIREVSHDITGQRKVRLASGREASALEVQREYYEKAVDFVDRRGIRAGTVAQVLELWGRTLDAIESEQLDRIETEIDWVMKYKLIERYRAKHNMTMSNPRVAQIDLAYHDIHRRRGLYYLLQKNGQAARICNDLKIFEGKSVPPQTTRARLRGDFIRRAQEQRRDFTVDWVHLKLNDQAQRTVLCKDPFRSVDDRVEKLIAGM, translated from the coding sequence ATGGACCGCCGCATTTTCGGGCTGGAGAACGAGTACGGCGTCACGTGCACGTTCAGGGGACAGCGCCGACTGTCTCCTGACGAAGTGGCGCGCTACCTCTTCCGCCGTGTCGTGTCATGGGGCCGCAGCAGCAACGTCTTCCTGCGGAACGGCGCCCGCCTGTACCTGGACGTGGGTTCGCATCCGGAATACGCAACACCGGAATGCGACAACGTGACCGAACTGGTCACCCACGACAAGGCGGGCGAGCGCATTCTCGAGGGCCTGCTCGTCGACGCCGAACGCCGCCTGCACGAGGAGGGAATCGCGGGCGACGTCTACCTCTTCAAGAACAACACCGACTCGGCCGGAAACTCCTACGGTTGCCACGAGAACTATCTCGTCGCCCGTCACGGTGAGTTCTCCCGGCTCGCGGACATCCTCATTCCCTTCCTCGTGACGCGGCAGCTCATCTGCGGCGCGGGAAAGGTCCTCCAGACCCCGCGCGGCGCGGTCTACTGCGTCTCCCAGCGCGCCGAGCACATCTGGGAGGGCGTCAGCTCCGCCACCACCCGCTCGCGCCCCATCATCAACACCCGGGACGAGCCGCACGCCGACGCCGAGCGCTACCGCCGGCTGCACGTCATCGTCGGCGACTCCAACATGTCCGAGACGACCATGCTGCTCAAGGTCGGCGCCACCGACCTGGTGCTCCGCATGATCGAGGCGGGCACGGTGATGCGCGACCTGACCCTGGAGAACCCCATCCGGGCCATCCGCGAGGTCAGCCACGACATCACCGGACAGCGCAAGGTCCGCCTCGCCAGCGGCCGCGAGGCCTCCGCCCTGGAGGTCCAGCGCGAGTACTACGAGAAGGCCGTGGACTTCGTCGACCGCCGGGGCATCCGCGCCGGCACGGTCGCCCAGGTCCTGGAGCTGTGGGGCCGTACGCTCGACGCGATCGAGAGCGAGCAGCTCGACCGGATCGAGACCGAGATCGACTGGGTCATGAAGTACAAGCTCATCGAGCGGTACCGGGCCAAGCACAACATGACCATGTCGAACCCGAGGGTCGCGCAGATAGACCTCGCCTACCACGACATCCACCGTCGTCGCGGGCTGTACTACCTGCTCCAGAAGAACGGCCAGGCGGCCCGGATCTGCAACGACCTGAAGATCTTCGAGGGCAAGTCGGTGCCCCCGCAGACCACTCGGGCCCGGCTGCGCGGCGACTTCATCCGCCGCGCGCAGGAGCAGCGGCGGGACTTCACCGTCGACTGGGTCCACCTCAAGCTCAACGACCAGGCGCAGCGCACGGTGTTGTGCAAGGACCCGTTCCGCTCCGTCGACGACCGGGTGGAAAAGCTGATCGCCGGAATGTAG
- a CDS encoding tRNA (adenine-N1)-methyltransferase codes for MSEPTGAARRRGPFKVGDQVQLTDPKGRHYTFTLEEGKNFHTHKGSFPHDELIGAPEGSVVRTTGNVAYLALRPLLPDYVLSMPRGAAVVYPKDAGQILAFADIFPGARVVEAGVGSGSLSSFLLRAIGDSGMLHSYERREDFAEIAKGNVERYFGGPHPAWQLTVGDLQDNLSDTDVDRVILDMLAPWECLEAVSKALVPGGILCCYVATTTQLARTVESIREFGCYAEPQPWESMIRNWHVEGLAVRPDHRMIGHTGFLVTARRLADGVEPPMRRRRPAKGAYGEDYEGPNKG; via the coding sequence ATGTCCGAACCGACCGGTGCCGCCCGCCGACGCGGGCCCTTCAAGGTCGGGGACCAGGTTCAGCTGACCGACCCCAAGGGCCGTCACTACACGTTCACGCTCGAAGAGGGAAAGAACTTCCACACCCACAAGGGTTCTTTCCCGCACGACGAACTGATCGGCGCCCCCGAGGGCAGCGTTGTCCGTACCACCGGAAACGTCGCCTACCTCGCGCTGCGCCCCCTGCTCCCCGACTACGTCCTGTCCATGCCCCGCGGCGCAGCCGTGGTCTACCCCAAGGACGCGGGGCAGATCCTGGCCTTCGCCGACATCTTCCCCGGCGCCCGCGTCGTGGAAGCCGGAGTGGGCTCGGGATCGCTGAGCAGCTTCCTCCTGCGCGCCATCGGAGACAGCGGCATGCTGCACTCCTACGAGCGCCGCGAGGACTTCGCCGAGATCGCCAAGGGCAACGTCGAGCGCTACTTCGGCGGCCCCCACCCCGCGTGGCAGCTGACCGTCGGCGACCTCCAGGACAACCTGTCCGACACCGACGTCGACCGCGTCATCCTGGACATGCTCGCCCCCTGGGAGTGCCTGGAGGCCGTCTCCAAGGCCCTCGTCCCCGGCGGCATCCTCTGCTGCTACGTGGCGACCACCACCCAGCTCGCCCGCACCGTGGAGTCCATCCGCGAGTTCGGCTGCTACGCCGAGCCGCAGCCCTGGGAGTCCATGATCCGCAACTGGCACGTCGAGGGCCTCGCCGTCCGCCCCGATCACCGCATGATCGGACACACCGGCTTCCTCGTCACCGCCCGTCGCCTCGCGGACGGGGTCGAGCCCCCGATGCGCCGCCGCCGCCCCGCCAAGGGTGCTTACGGCGAGGACTACGAGGGCCCCAACAAGGGCTGA
- the prcB gene encoding proteasome subunit beta — translation MEANPRSTGRLPAAFLTPGSSSFLDFLADHSPELLPGNRKLPEGIVEAPHGTTIVAATFPGGVVLAGDRRATMGNMIAQRDIEKVFPADEYSAVGIAGTAGLAVEMVKLFQLELEHFEKVEGATLSLEGKANRLSTMIRGNLGMAMQGLAVVPLFAGWDEGKEKGRIFSYDVTGGRSEEHGFAATGSGSIFARGSMKKLYRADLTEEQATTLVVQALYDAADDDSATGGPDMARRIFPIVTVITDEGFRRLSEAESSELARSITERRLEQPDGPRAALL, via the coding sequence GTGGAAGCCAACCCTCGAAGCACCGGGCGTCTGCCGGCGGCCTTCCTGACGCCGGGGTCGTCCTCGTTCCTGGACTTCCTGGCCGATCACTCGCCGGAGCTGCTCCCGGGGAACCGGAAGCTGCCCGAGGGGATCGTCGAGGCCCCGCACGGCACCACCATCGTGGCCGCGACGTTCCCGGGGGGCGTCGTGCTCGCCGGTGACCGCCGGGCCACCATGGGGAACATGATCGCGCAGCGGGACATCGAGAAGGTGTTCCCGGCCGACGAGTACTCGGCCGTCGGCATCGCCGGCACCGCCGGCCTCGCCGTGGAGATGGTCAAGCTGTTCCAGCTGGAGCTGGAGCACTTCGAGAAGGTGGAGGGCGCGACGCTCTCCCTGGAGGGCAAGGCGAACCGTCTCTCCACCATGATCCGGGGGAACCTGGGCATGGCCATGCAGGGGCTCGCCGTCGTGCCGCTCTTCGCGGGCTGGGACGAGGGCAAGGAGAAGGGCCGGATCTTCTCGTACGACGTGACCGGCGGCCGCTCCGAGGAGCACGGGTTCGCCGCCACCGGCTCCGGCTCGATCTTCGCGCGCGGCTCGATGAAGAAGCTGTACCGCGCCGACCTGACCGAGGAGCAGGCCACCACGCTGGTGGTGCAGGCGCTCTACGACGCGGCGGACGACGACTCGGCGACCGGTGGTCCCGACATGGCCCGCCGGATCTTCCCGATCGTCACCGTCATCACCGACGAGGGTTTCCGCAGGCTCAGCGAGGCGGAGTCCTCCGAGCTGGCCCGATCGATCACCGAGCGGCGTCTGGAGCAGCCCGACGGGCCGCGCGCCGCCCTGCTCTGA
- the arc gene encoding proteasome ATPase → MAAHDDDINRGIRPGRGSEDPAGQVAYLEQEIAVLRRKLADSPRHTRILEERIVELQSNLAGVSAQNERLANTLREARDQIVALKEEVDRLAQPPAGFGVFLQANEDGTCDIFTGGRKLRVNISPSIELEELKRGQEVMLNEALNVVEAMEFERAGDIVTLKEILEDGERALVVGHTDEERVVRLAEPLLDVTIRAGDALLLDPRSGYVYEVVPKSEVEELVLEEVPDVDYDKIGGLGNQIELIRDAVELPYLYPDLFKEHELRPPKGILLYGPPGCGKTLIAKAVANSLAKKVAEVTGQPAGKSYFLNIKGPELLNKYVGETERHIRLVFQRAREKASEGTPVIVFFDEMESLFRTRGSGVSSDVENTIVPQLLAEIDGVEGLENVIVIGASNREDMIDPAILRPGRLDVKIKIERPDAEAAKDIFAKYLTANLPLHSDDISEHSGSKAAAAHGMIQSVVEQMYAETEENRFLEVTYANGDKEVLYFKDFNSGAMIQNIVDRAKKMAIKAFLDHNQKGIRVSHLLQACVDEFKENEDLPNTTNPDDWARISGKKGERIVFIRTLVTGKQGADTGRSIDTVANTGQYL, encoded by the coding sequence GTGGCAGCCCACGACGACGACATCAACCGCGGCATCCGGCCGGGGCGGGGGTCTGAAGACCCCGCCGGTCAGGTTGCCTATCTCGAGCAGGAAATCGCCGTCCTGCGCCGCAAGCTCGCCGACTCTCCGCGCCACACGAGGATTCTCGAAGAGCGGATCGTCGAGCTGCAGAGCAACCTGGCCGGCGTGTCCGCGCAGAACGAACGACTCGCGAACACGCTCCGTGAGGCCCGCGACCAGATCGTGGCCCTCAAGGAGGAGGTCGACCGGCTCGCGCAGCCGCCGGCCGGCTTCGGTGTCTTCCTGCAGGCCAATGAGGACGGCACGTGCGACATCTTCACCGGGGGCCGCAAGCTCCGGGTGAACATCAGCCCGAGCATCGAGCTCGAAGAGCTCAAGCGCGGCCAGGAAGTCATGCTCAACGAAGCGCTCAACGTGGTCGAGGCCATGGAGTTCGAGCGCGCCGGGGACATCGTCACCCTCAAGGAGATCCTCGAGGACGGCGAGCGCGCCCTGGTGGTGGGGCACACCGACGAGGAGCGGGTGGTGAGGCTCGCCGAGCCTCTGCTGGACGTCACCATCCGCGCCGGCGACGCCCTGCTGCTCGACCCCAGGTCCGGCTACGTCTACGAGGTGGTCCCCAAGAGCGAGGTCGAGGAGCTCGTTCTGGAAGAGGTCCCGGACGTCGACTACGACAAGATCGGCGGTCTGGGCAACCAGATCGAGCTGATCCGCGACGCGGTCGAGCTCCCGTACCTCTACCCGGACCTCTTCAAGGAGCACGAACTGCGGCCGCCCAAGGGCATCCTGCTCTACGGGCCGCCCGGCTGCGGCAAGACGCTGATCGCGAAGGCCGTGGCCAACTCCCTGGCCAAGAAGGTCGCCGAGGTGACCGGTCAGCCCGCGGGGAAGTCCTACTTCCTCAACATCAAGGGCCCCGAGCTCCTCAACAAGTACGTCGGTGAGACCGAGCGGCACATCCGCCTCGTCTTCCAGCGCGCCCGGGAGAAGGCGAGCGAGGGCACCCCCGTGATCGTCTTCTTCGACGAGATGGAATCCCTCTTCCGCACCCGCGGCTCCGGTGTCAGCTCGGACGTGGAGAACACCATCGTCCCGCAGCTGCTCGCCGAGATCGACGGCGTGGAGGGCCTGGAGAACGTCATCGTCATCGGCGCCTCCAACCGCGAGGACATGATCGACCCCGCGATCCTGCGGCCCGGCCGGCTCGACGTCAAGATCAAGATCGAGCGTCCGGACGCGGAGGCCGCGAAGGACATCTTCGCGAAGTACCTCACGGCCAACCTGCCGCTCCACTCGGACGACATCTCCGAGCACAGCGGCTCGAAGGCCGCCGCCGCCCACGGAATGATCCAGTCGGTCGTCGAGCAGATGTACGCGGAAACCGAGGAGAACCGCTTCCTCGAAGTCACGTACGCCAACGGCGACAAGGAAGTCCTGTACTTCAAGGACTTCAACTCCGGCGCGATGATCCAGAACATCGTCGACCGGGCCAAGAAGATGGCCATCAAGGCCTTCCTCGACCACAACCAGAAGGGCATCCGGGTCTCCCACCTCCTCCAGGCGTGCGTGGACGAGTTCAAGGAGAACGAGGACCTGCCCAACACCACCAACCCCGACGACTGGGCCCGGATCTCCGGAAAGAAGGGCGAGCGGATCGTGTTCATCCGCACGCTCGTCACCGGAAAGCAGGGCGCGGACACCGGACGCTCCATCGACACGGTGGCCAATACCGGTCAGTACCTGTAG
- the dop gene encoding depupylase/deamidase Dop, with translation MTVRRVMGIETEYGISVPGHPNANAMLTSSQIVNAYAAAMHRARRARWDFEEENPLRDARGFDLAREAADSSQLTDEDIGLANVILTNGARLYVDHAHPEYSAPEVTNPRDAVLWDKAGERIMAEAAERAAQLPGAQPIHLYKNNTDNKGASYGTHENYLMKRETPFSDIVRHLTPFFVSRQVVTGAGRVGIGQDGRENGFQLSQRADYFEVEVGLETTLKRPIINTRDEPHADAEKYRRLHVIIGDANLSEISTYLKLGTTSLVLSMIEDGFITVDLAVDQPVRTLHQVSHDPSLQYLITLRSGRTLTAVQLQMEYFELARKYVEERYGSDADEQTMDVLTRWEDTLGRLETDPMSLAGELDWVAKRELMEGYRRRDGLDWDAARLHLVDLQYADVRPDKGLYNRLVARGRMKRLLDEAEVERAETAPPEDTRAYFRGRCLEQYADDVAAASWDSVIFDLPGRDSLQRVPTLEPLRGTKAHVKSLLDRCRTAEELVRVLSGG, from the coding sequence ATGACCGTACGGCGAGTAATGGGCATCGAGACGGAGTACGGGATCTCCGTCCCGGGACACCCGAACGCCAATGCCATGCTCACCTCGTCCCAGATCGTCAACGCCTACGCGGCGGCGATGCACCGGGCGCGCCGCGCCCGCTGGGACTTCGAGGAGGAGAACCCGCTGCGGGACGCCCGTGGCTTCGACCTCGCCCGCGAGGCCGCCGACTCCAGCCAGCTCACCGACGAGGACATCGGCCTGGCCAACGTGATCCTCACCAACGGGGCCCGCCTCTACGTGGACCACGCCCACCCCGAGTACAGCGCGCCCGAGGTCACCAACCCGCGCGACGCCGTCCTCTGGGACAAGGCCGGCGAGCGGATCATGGCCGAGGCGGCCGAGCGCGCCGCCCAGCTCCCCGGGGCCCAGCCCATCCACCTCTACAAGAACAACACCGACAACAAGGGCGCGTCCTACGGCACGCACGAGAACTACCTGATGAAGCGGGAGACCCCCTTCTCGGACATCGTGCGCCACCTCACGCCCTTCTTCGTCTCCCGCCAGGTCGTCACCGGCGCGGGACGGGTCGGCATCGGCCAGGACGGGCGGGAGAACGGCTTCCAGCTCAGCCAGCGCGCCGACTACTTCGAGGTCGAGGTGGGCCTGGAGACCACCCTCAAGCGACCCATCATCAACACCCGGGACGAGCCGCACGCCGACGCCGAGAAGTACCGCCGCCTGCACGTGATCATCGGCGACGCGAACCTCTCGGAGATCTCCACCTACCTCAAGCTCGGCACCACCTCCCTCGTCCTCTCGATGATCGAGGACGGCTTCATCACGGTCGACCTCGCCGTCGACCAGCCGGTCCGCACCCTGCACCAGGTCTCGCACGACCCGTCGCTCCAGTACCTGATCACGCTCCGCAGCGGCCGGACACTGACCGCGGTCCAGCTCCAGATGGAGTACTTCGAGCTGGCCAGGAAGTACGTGGAGGAGCGCTACGGCTCCGACGCGGACGAGCAGACCATGGACGTCCTCACGCGCTGGGAGGACACCCTGGGACGCCTGGAGACCGATCCGATGAGCCTCGCCGGCGAGCTGGACTGGGTCGCCAAGCGGGAGCTCATGGAGGGCTACCGGCGCCGGGACGGCCTGGACTGGGACGCGGCCCGGCTGCACCTCGTGGACCTCCAGTACGCGGACGTGCGCCCCGACAAGGGCCTCTACAACCGTCTGGTGGCCCGCGGGCGCATGAAGCGGCTCCTGGACGAGGCCGAGGTGGAGCGGGCCGAGACGGCCCCTCCGGAGGACACCAGGGCCTATTTCCGGGGCCGCTGCCTGGAGCAGTACGCCGACGACGTCGCCGCGGCCTCCTGGGACTCGGTGATCTTCGACCTGCCCGGCCGGGACTCCCTCCAGCGCGTGCCGACCCTGGAGCCGCTGCGCGGCACCAAGGCCCACGTGAAGTCACTGCTGGACCGCTGCCGGACCGCGGAGGAACTCGTCCGCGTCCTGTCCGGCGGCTGA
- a CDS encoding MFS transporter → MATEAPAHGGYLDILRAPHAARLLAGTLVGRLPNGTGPIAMTLFVRDQGGSYTLAGGLIAAYGVSNAIGQPLLGRAVDLKGQPRVQLPAAVLSALGMALFALTGIGHLALAYAAVVVAGLFTPPLEGGLRALWPSVLGREDRVHRAYALDAVAQEVMFTVGPLLVTLLVALWSPAAALLVINVLGILGALAVVLSEPSRTWRSAPREAHWLGALRSPGLLALLGSFFFVGLALGSITVAAVAYADDRGTPSVYGWLMAALGLGALAGGVLYGARRWAGAPERRLRALVALLALCYLPLMLTPGPVAMTGLSVLSGFFLAPVLACAFIVVDRHAPRGTVTEAFSWLVTTFGVGAALGSAVAGPAVELAGTVAGFAVAGAGGLVALLVLLATGRVLAVPDTPGDAGAGARHADGEAASAAVHAEKNTH, encoded by the coding sequence ATGGCCACCGAGGCCCCCGCGCACGGCGGCTATCTCGACATACTCCGGGCGCCGCACGCCGCCCGGCTCCTCGCCGGAACCCTCGTCGGGCGCCTGCCCAACGGCACCGGTCCCATCGCCATGACCCTGTTCGTCCGGGACCAGGGCGGCAGCTACACCCTGGCCGGCGGACTGATCGCGGCCTACGGCGTCTCCAACGCCATCGGGCAGCCGCTCCTCGGCCGCGCCGTCGACCTCAAGGGCCAGCCCCGCGTCCAGCTGCCCGCCGCCGTCCTCTCGGCGCTCGGCATGGCCCTGTTCGCCCTCACCGGCATCGGCCACCTGGCCCTCGCCTACGCCGCCGTCGTGGTCGCCGGGCTCTTCACCCCGCCCCTCGAGGGCGGCCTGCGCGCCCTCTGGCCGAGCGTCCTCGGCCGCGAGGACCGGGTCCACCGGGCATACGCCCTGGACGCCGTCGCCCAGGAGGTCATGTTCACCGTGGGCCCGCTCCTGGTGACGCTCCTGGTCGCCCTGTGGTCGCCCGCCGCCGCCCTCCTCGTCATCAACGTCCTGGGCATCCTCGGCGCCCTCGCCGTCGTCCTCTCCGAGCCCTCCCGCACCTGGCGCTCCGCCCCCCGCGAGGCCCACTGGCTGGGGGCCCTGCGCTCGCCCGGGCTCCTCGCCCTCCTCGGCTCGTTCTTCTTCGTCGGCCTCGCCCTCGGCTCCATCACGGTCGCCGCCGTGGCCTACGCCGACGACCGGGGCACGCCGTCCGTGTACGGCTGGCTGATGGCCGCCCTCGGCCTCGGCGCGCTGGCCGGCGGCGTCCTCTACGGCGCCCGGCGGTGGGCCGGGGCGCCCGAGCGGCGGCTGAGGGCCCTCGTGGCCCTCCTGGCGCTCTGCTACCTGCCCCTCATGCTCACCCCCGGCCCCGTCGCCATGACCGGCCTCTCGGTGCTCTCCGGGTTCTTCCTCGCCCCCGTCCTCGCCTGCGCCTTCATCGTGGTCGACCGGCACGCCCCCCGCGGCACGGTCACCGAGGCCTTCTCCTGGCTCGTCACCACCTTCGGCGTCGGCGCGGCCCTGGGCTCCGCCGTCGCGGGGCCGGCGGTCGAACTGGCCGGAACGGTGGCCGGGTTCGCCGTGGCCGGCGCGGGCGGCCTCGTCGCGCTGCTCGTCCTGCTCGCCACCGGCCGTGTCCTCGCCGTCCCCGACACGCCCGGTGACGCCGGTGCCGGCGCGCGACACGCCGACGGAGAGGCTGCTTCCGCAGCCGTGCACGCGGAAAAGAACACGCACTGA
- the prcA gene encoding proteasome subunit alpha, whose amino-acid sequence MSTPFYVSPQQAMADRAEYARKGIARGRSLVVLQYTDGIVFVGENPSRALHKFSEIYDRIGFAAAGKYNEYENLRIGGVRYADLRGYTYDRDDVTARGLANVYAQTLGTIFSSAGEKPYEVELVVAEVGSEPEGDQIYRLPHDGSIVDEHGSVAVGGNAEQISSFLDQRHRDGMTLAEALKLAVQALSRDTNGTEREIPAERLEVAVLDRTRPQQRKFKRIVGRQLSRLLEADNAAAAKTDEPSDEAPEE is encoded by the coding sequence GTGTCCACGCCGTTCTATGTCTCACCCCAGCAGGCCATGGCCGACCGGGCCGAGTACGCCCGCAAGGGCATCGCCCGCGGCCGCAGCCTGGTCGTCCTCCAGTACACCGACGGCATCGTCTTCGTCGGTGAGAACCCGTCCCGCGCCCTGCACAAGTTCAGCGAGATCTACGACCGGATCGGCTTCGCGGCCGCCGGCAAGTACAACGAGTACGAGAACCTCCGCATCGGCGGCGTGCGCTACGCCGACCTGCGGGGCTACACCTACGACCGGGACGACGTCACCGCGCGCGGCCTGGCCAACGTCTACGCCCAGACCCTGGGCACGATCTTCTCCAGCGCGGGGGAGAAGCCGTACGAGGTGGAGCTGGTCGTCGCCGAGGTCGGCTCCGAGCCGGAGGGCGACCAGATCTACCGGCTGCCGCACGACGGCTCGATCGTGGACGAGCACGGCTCGGTCGCGGTCGGCGGGAACGCGGAGCAGATCAGCTCCTTCCTGGACCAGCGGCACCGGGACGGCATGACGCTGGCCGAGGCCCTGAAGCTGGCCGTGCAGGCCCTGTCGCGTGACACCAACGGCACCGAGCGGGAGATCCCGGCGGAGCGCCTGGAGGTGGCGGTGCTGGACCGCACGCGTCCGCAGCAGCGCAAGTTCAAGCGGATCGTCGGCCGTCAGCTGTCGCGTCTCCTGGAGGCGGACAACGCGGCGGCGGCGAAGACGGACGAGCCCTCGGACGAGGCGCCCGAGGAGTAG
- a CDS encoding ferredoxin: MTVQHEAPATGAEEALEVWIDQDLCTGDGICAQYAPEVFELDIDGLAYVKSPDDELLQDAGATTPVPLTLLQDVVDSAKECPGDCIHVRRVADKVEVYGPDAE, translated from the coding sequence ATGACCGTGCAGCACGAGGCCCCGGCGACGGGCGCCGAGGAGGCGCTGGAGGTCTGGATCGACCAGGACCTGTGCACCGGGGACGGGATCTGCGCGCAGTACGCCCCCGAGGTCTTCGAACTCGACATCGACGGGCTCGCTTATGTGAAGAGCCCCGACGACGAACTGCTCCAGGACGCGGGGGCCACCACGCCGGTGCCGCTGACGCTGCTCCAGGACGTGGTGGACTCCGCGAAGGAGTGCCCCGGCGACTGCATCCATGTGCGCCGGGTCGCGGACAAGGTCGAGGTGTACGGCCCCGACGCCGAGTGA
- a CDS encoding LacI family DNA-binding transcriptional regulator, whose protein sequence is MQSPEPSGGARPTSRDVARAAGVSQATVSLVLGEKWRGRVSERTAGAVRHAAHELGYRPNLAARNLRLGRTRTAMLVVPALTNEFFAHVHTGAALAAARRGFGVVLYPSPDGVGPARDPFASAQAALDGVIASSMAADALKALRGADLPLVMLDSDPSDPGASAHLNLDVADGMRRVTDHLLELGHRRFLHLASAVPSWTFDVRAAALADALRGTELRTARSPLNVADAREAAHRAFGAPGPRPTAVICDDDILAVGVLKVARRLGLRVPEDLSITGFDDLALATAVEPELTTVRLPAEEFGRRGMEALLAVLAGEPAPPVTLPVALVRRGSTGPAPAV, encoded by the coding sequence GTGCAGTCCCCCGAGCCCTCCGGCGGCGCCCGCCCGACCAGCAGGGACGTGGCCCGGGCCGCGGGCGTCTCCCAGGCCACCGTCTCCCTGGTGCTCGGCGAGAAGTGGCGCGGCCGGGTCTCCGAGCGCACCGCCGGGGCGGTCCGCCACGCCGCCCACGAGCTGGGCTACCGGCCCAACCTCGCCGCCCGCAACCTGCGCCTCGGCCGCACCCGCACCGCCATGCTCGTCGTCCCCGCCCTCACGAACGAGTTCTTCGCCCACGTCCACACGGGCGCGGCCCTCGCCGCGGCGCGACGGGGCTTCGGCGTCGTCCTCTACCCCTCCCCCGACGGCGTGGGCCCCGCCCGCGACCCCTTCGCCTCGGCCCAGGCAGCCCTGGACGGCGTCATCGCCTCCTCCATGGCCGCCGACGCCCTCAAGGCCCTCCGGGGCGCCGACCTGCCCCTCGTCATGCTCGACAGCGATCCCTCCGACCCCGGGGCCTCCGCGCACCTCAACCTCGACGTCGCCGACGGCATGCGGCGGGTGACCGACCACCTGCTGGAGCTGGGCCACCGCCGCTTCCTGCACCTGGCGTCCGCGGTCCCCTCCTGGACCTTCGACGTCCGCGCGGCCGCCCTCGCCGACGCCCTGCGCGGCACGGAGCTGCGCACCGCGCGGTCACCGCTCAACGTGGCCGACGCACGGGAGGCCGCCCACCGCGCGTTCGGCGCCCCCGGCCCCCGCCCCACCGCCGTGATCTGCGACGACGACATCCTGGCGGTCGGCGTCCTCAAGGTCGCCCGTCGGCTGGGACTGCGCGTCCCCGAGGACCTGTCGATCACCGGCTTCGACGACCTGGCCCTCGCCACCGCCGTGGAACCCGAGCTCACCACGGTCCGGCTCCCCGCCGAGGAGTTCGGCCGACGGGGCATGGAGGCGCTCCTCGCCGTCCTCGCGGGCGAACCGGCCCCGCCGGTCACCCTGCCCGTGGCCCTCGTCCGGCGCGGCTCCACCGGCCCGGCACCGGCCGTCTGA
- a CDS encoding ubiquitin-like protein Pup gives MATKDTGGGQQKATRSTEEVEETTTEASSDLKERQEKLSDDVDSVLDEIDDVLEENAEDFVRSFVQKGGE, from the coding sequence ATGGCGACCAAGGACACCGGCGGCGGACAGCAGAAGGCGACGCGATCCACGGAGGAGGTCGAGGAGACCACCACCGAGGCGAGCTCCGACCTCAAGGAACGCCAGGAGAAGCTGAGCGACGACGTGGACTCCGTCCTGGACGAGATCGACGACGTGCTCGAGGAGAACGCCGAGGACTTCGTGCGTTCCTTCGTCCAGAAGGGCGGCGAGTAG